A window from Sinanaerobacter sp. ZZT-01 encodes these proteins:
- a CDS encoding propanediol/glycerol family dehydratase large subunit: MKRSKRFEVLANRPVNQDGFVTEWPEVGLIAMNSPFDPKPSIKLKDGKIIELDGKARDEFDMLDTYIADYAIRLDNAEKVMAMDSLEIAHKMCDINVPRKEILDLTLSMTPAKIAEVVGKMNVLEMMMAVTKMRARLIPSNQCHVTNVKDSFVQIAADAAEAALRGFDEQETTVGVARLAPFNAMGIFIGAQVGRPGILTQCAVEEATELIMGMRGFTTYAETVSVYGTESVFMDGDDTPYSKTFLASCYASRGLKMRFTSGTGSEVQMGYAEGKSMLYLEARCLYVTKGAGVQGIQNGSVSCVGVPGGVPGGIRAILAENLIAMALDLECASSNDQTFTHSDLRRCARSLMQMVPGTDFICSGYSSTPNYDNMFAGSNWDAEDYDDWNIIQRDLKIDGGLQPVDEEAVISARNKAARVMQGLFKELGLPEVTDEEVECATYAHGSKDMPDRDQAADIKAIEEMMAKKITGVDFVKALNSAGFPDVADSIFKMLKQRIAGDYLHTSAILDENFHVISAVNYPNNYHGPQTGYQMSEDRWEQIKNIRNAVSPEDVK, encoded by the coding sequence ATGAAAAGATCAAAACGTTTTGAAGTATTAGCAAACAGACCAGTAAATCAAGATGGCTTTGTAACGGAATGGCCGGAGGTAGGTTTGATTGCAATGAATAGTCCCTTCGATCCGAAACCAAGCATTAAACTAAAAGATGGAAAAATTATAGAATTAGATGGCAAAGCAAGAGATGAGTTCGACATGTTGGATACCTACATTGCAGATTATGCAATCAGGCTTGATAATGCTGAAAAAGTGATGGCAATGGATTCGCTGGAAATCGCACACAAAATGTGTGATATCAATGTTCCGAGAAAAGAGATTTTAGACTTAACTTTATCCATGACTCCTGCAAAGATTGCTGAAGTTGTCGGTAAGATGAATGTTTTGGAAATGATGATGGCTGTGACAAAAATGAGAGCCAGACTGATTCCAAGCAACCAGTGCCATGTAACAAATGTAAAAGACTCTTTTGTTCAAATTGCCGCTGATGCGGCGGAGGCTGCTCTAAGAGGATTTGATGAACAGGAAACGACCGTTGGAGTAGCAAGACTTGCTCCATTTAATGCAATGGGGATATTCATCGGGGCGCAAGTCGGAAGACCGGGAATTCTTACCCAATGTGCGGTTGAAGAAGCAACTGAATTAATTATGGGTATGAGAGGATTTACCACTTATGCAGAAACGGTGTCTGTTTATGGAACAGAATCCGTGTTTATGGACGGAGACGATACACCGTATTCTAAGACATTTTTAGCTTCCTGTTATGCTTCAAGAGGGCTGAAAATGCGTTTCACTTCAGGTACCGGTTCCGAAGTGCAGATGGGATATGCAGAAGGAAAATCAATGCTGTATTTGGAAGCGCGCTGTTTATATGTGACAAAAGGGGCAGGCGTACAAGGGATACAGAATGGTTCTGTAAGCTGTGTTGGAGTACCTGGTGGAGTTCCCGGAGGCATACGTGCAATATTGGCAGAAAATTTAATTGCTATGGCGCTGGATTTGGAATGCGCTTCATCCAACGACCAAACTTTTACACATTCTGATTTACGAAGATGTGCACGTTCGCTAATGCAGATGGTTCCCGGTACTGATTTTATTTGTTCTGGCTATAGCTCTACGCCAAACTACGATAATATGTTTGCCGGATCCAATTGGGATGCTGAGGACTATGATGATTGGAATATCATTCAAAGGGATTTAAAAATTGATGGCGGATTGCAGCCGGTTGATGAAGAAGCTGTAATTTCAGCAAGAAATAAGGCAGCGAGAGTGATGCAGGGTCTGTTTAAGGAGCTGGGGCTGCCTGAAGTCACGGATGAAGAAGTGGAATGCGCTACTTATGCTCATGGAAGCAAGGATATGCCAGATAGAGATCAAGCGGCAGATATCAAAGCAATTGAAGAAATGATGGCAAAGAAAATAACCGGCGTGGATTTTGTTAAAGCGTTGAACAGTGCAGGATTCCCGGATGTTGCCGACAGCATCTTTAAAATGCTTAAACAAAGAATTGCCGGAGATTATTTACATACTTCTGCAATTCTTGATGAGAATTTCCATGTAATTAGTGCTGTGAACTATCCTAATAATTATCACGGTCCACAAACCGGATATCAAATGAGTGAAGATAGATGGGAACAGATTAAAAACATACGTAATGCTGTTAGCCCGGAAGATGTGAAATAG
- a CDS encoding diol dehydratase reactivase subunit alpha, producing MKFIAGIDIGNATTETAIGKITENKVEFLGSSIVSTTGIKGTSANIGGLFKSLTNALEQSGLRLDDLDEIRVNEAAPVIGDVAMETITETIITESTMIGHNPKTPGGIGIGVGETILLTDLNNEKEEKNYIVVIPTSVDFEIAAETINKLSEKKNITAAIVKKDDGVLINNRLKKKIPIVDEVELIDKVPLEMLCAVEVASVGGVVEVLSNPYGIATMFGLSSEETKQVVPIARALIGNRSAVVIKTPEGDIKEKKIPAGAIEIMSASKSFKVNVDEGSERIMEMVNAALDIEDVKGEAGTNAGGMLERVRQVMSKLTGQHPKEIKIRDLLAVDTYIPQKVQGGLANEFSQESAVGIAAMVKANKLQMELIAAELTEKIDVPVIVGGVEADMAILGALTTPGTNKPLAILDMGAGSTDASIITSSGVIKSIHLAGAGNMVTMLIQSELGLKDFNLAEDIKKYPLAKVESLFHIRHENGTVEFFEKPLDASAFAKVVILKEGEMIPLEGDYSIEKIKRIRKTAKEKVFVTNAIRALRKVSPTSNVRDIQFVVLVGGSALDFEIPQLVTNALAQYRVVSGRANIRGVEGPRNAVATGLVLSAAEKDG from the coding sequence ATGAAATTTATTGCGGGCATAGATATCGGTAATGCTACTACAGAAACAGCAATCGGAAAAATCACAGAGAATAAAGTTGAATTTCTTGGCAGTAGTATTGTTTCTACAACCGGAATAAAAGGAACCTCAGCTAATATTGGTGGATTGTTTAAATCACTTACAAATGCTTTGGAGCAATCAGGGCTGCGTTTGGATGATCTGGATGAAATAAGAGTGAATGAAGCAGCTCCGGTCATCGGAGATGTCGCAATGGAAACCATTACGGAAACGATCATTACAGAATCGACTATGATTGGTCACAATCCTAAAACACCGGGAGGCATTGGCATAGGAGTTGGCGAGACGATATTGCTGACCGATTTAAACAATGAAAAAGAAGAGAAAAACTATATAGTTGTGATTCCGACTTCTGTAGATTTTGAGATTGCGGCGGAAACAATAAACAAATTGTCCGAAAAGAAAAATATTACAGCGGCGATTGTTAAAAAAGACGACGGAGTTTTAATTAACAATCGATTAAAGAAAAAAATACCGATTGTCGATGAGGTCGAACTCATTGATAAAGTTCCACTTGAAATGCTATGTGCAGTTGAAGTCGCCAGCGTAGGCGGCGTTGTGGAAGTTCTGTCAAACCCATATGGAATAGCAACGATGTTTGGCTTAAGCTCTGAGGAAACAAAACAAGTCGTACCGATTGCAAGAGCATTGATTGGAAATCGATCTGCTGTAGTGATTAAGACACCCGAAGGAGACATAAAGGAAAAGAAAATCCCGGCAGGCGCGATAGAGATCATGAGCGCTTCCAAATCATTTAAAGTAAATGTAGATGAAGGTTCTGAGAGAATTATGGAGATGGTAAATGCAGCACTGGATATTGAGGATGTGAAAGGCGAGGCTGGTACAAATGCAGGCGGGATGCTTGAAAGAGTTCGTCAGGTCATGTCTAAATTAACCGGACAGCATCCAAAAGAAATAAAGATTCGTGATTTGCTTGCTGTTGATACGTATATACCTCAAAAAGTGCAGGGCGGCTTAGCAAATGAATTTTCTCAGGAAAGTGCGGTAGGGATTGCAGCAATGGTAAAAGCCAACAAATTACAGATGGAGCTCATAGCAGCTGAATTGACAGAAAAGATTGATGTACCTGTAATCGTAGGCGGTGTTGAGGCGGATATGGCAATTTTGGGTGCGCTTACAACTCCAGGTACCAATAAGCCACTTGCGATACTAGATATGGGAGCCGGTTCAACCGATGCTTCTATTATCACCTCAAGCGGTGTAATAAAATCCATTCATTTAGCGGGAGCCGGAAATATGGTAACCATGTTAATTCAGTCTGAGCTAGGACTAAAGGATTTTAATTTAGCTGAGGACATCAAAAAATACCCTCTTGCAAAAGTTGAGAGTCTATTTCATATCAGACATGAAAATGGAACCGTGGAATTTTTTGAAAAGCCTTTGGATGCAAGTGCATTTGCAAAGGTGGTTATTTTAAAAGAAGGTGAAATGATACCGCTTGAAGGAGATTACTCCATTGAGAAAATTAAACGAATAAGAAAAACTGCAAAAGAAAAGGTTTTTGTAACAAATGCAATCAGAGCACTCAGAAAAGTCAGTCCTACAAGTAATGTAAGAGATATACAATTTGTAGTTCTTGTTGGAGGTTCTGCTTTGGATTTTGAAATACCTCAGCTTGTAACCAATGCGCTTGCACAGTATAGGGTTGTTTCAGGACGTGCAAATATCAGAGGTGTTGAGGGACCAAGAAATGCAGTTGCTACAGGCTTGGTTTTGTCTGCAGCAGAGAAAGATGGTTAA
- the pduB gene encoding propanediol utilization microcompartment protein PduB, with product MKDELMSKIVEEVMKKVDRNEQVKEQPASQACAVGCCGLTEFVGTAVGNTIGLVIANVDHQIHEKMGIDKKYRSIGIIGGRTGAGPQIFAADEAVKATNSDILSIELPRDTEGGAGHGSLIIFGAEDVSDVRRAVEVCLKDLDRTFGDVYGTSAGHLEFQYTARASFALNKAFGAPIGKSFGITVGAPAAIGVVLADTAVKAATVDVLAYSSPANGGTSYSNEVILAFSGDSGAVKQAIVAARDVGKQLLGALGGGPLESTTTPYIL from the coding sequence ATGAAAGATGAATTGATGAGCAAAATTGTAGAAGAAGTGATGAAGAAGGTTGACCGCAATGAGCAAGTAAAAGAACAGCCTGCATCACAAGCTTGTGCGGTTGGCTGTTGCGGATTAACTGAATTTGTCGGGACTGCTGTTGGAAATACGATTGGGTTAGTCATTGCAAATGTAGACCACCAAATCCATGAAAAGATGGGCATTGACAAAAAATATCGGTCAATCGGTATTATAGGCGGAAGAACAGGGGCGGGGCCTCAGATTTTTGCGGCAGATGAGGCGGTAAAAGCTACGAATAGCGATATTTTATCCATTGAACTGCCAAGAGATACGGAAGGTGGAGCAGGACATGGTTCCTTGATTATCTTCGGTGCAGAGGATGTATCCGATGTACGAAGAGCCGTTGAAGTGTGCTTGAAAGATTTGGACAGAACTTTCGGGGATGTATACGGGACTTCGGCAGGGCACCTTGAATTTCAATATACAGCAAGAGCAAGCTTTGCCTTGAATAAAGCATTTGGTGCACCAATCGGAAAGTCATTTGGTATCACAGTAGGCGCACCGGCAGCAATCGGGGTTGTACTTGCAGATACAGCAGTGAAAGCTGCGACTGTAGATGTGCTTGCGTATTCCAGCCCGGCAAATGGCGGAACGAGTTATTCAAACGAAGTTATTTTAGCATTCTCCGGTGATTCCGGAGCCGTTAAACAAGCGATTGTAGCAGCGAGAGATGTTGGTAAGCAGTTACTTGGCGCATTAGGCGGTGGTCCGCTTGAATCAACAACTACGCCTTATATACTATAG
- a CDS encoding diol dehydratase small subunit translates to MNQELLMKQIVEEVMKAMSGNAAAVKGDDCVSEKITADHYPLGDKMSDKIFSPTGKKLSDMTIEQVLNGKLTSEDMRIAPETLELQAQVAESVGRDAFAANLRRASELITVPDDRLLEIYNALRPYRSTKEELYEIAEELEKTYGCFINATLVKEAAEVYSKRGRLRRD, encoded by the coding sequence ATGAATCAGGAACTATTGATGAAACAAATAGTAGAGGAAGTTATGAAAGCGATGTCAGGCAATGCAGCAGCCGTGAAAGGGGATGACTGCGTATCAGAAAAGATTACTGCTGATCATTACCCGCTCGGCGATAAAATGTCAGATAAAATTTTTTCACCGACGGGGAAAAAGCTTTCAGATATGACGATTGAGCAAGTACTAAATGGCAAATTAACCTCAGAAGATATGAGAATTGCGCCTGAAACATTAGAGCTGCAGGCGCAGGTTGCAGAATCTGTGGGCAGGGACGCATTTGCTGCGAATCTCAGAAGAGCGTCGGAATTGATTACGGTACCGGATGATAGACTCCTTGAAATTTACAATGCACTTAGACCGTATCGTTCGACGAAAGAAGAGCTTTACGAGATTGCAGAGGAATTAGAAAAAACGTATGGCTGCTTCATTAATGCGACATTAGTAAAGGAAGCAGCAGAAGTATACAGCAAACGAGGAAGATTAAGAAGAGATTAA
- a CDS encoding propanediol/glycerol family dehydratase medium subunit: MALDEKILKDIIEDVLKEMNLDSMSPQEDKPVVSEAVNPDSKLVITEVGDAEKGSVPNEVVIGVAAAFGKHQTKTIIGIPHDKVLKEVIAGIEEEGVKYRVVKVYRTSDVSFVAHDSAKISGSGIGIGIQSKGTTVIHQKYLFPLANLELFSQAPLIDLDTYRKIGKNAAKYAKGESPAPVPVRNDQMARPKYQAIAALLHIKETEYVDMNKKPQLLKVDFK, encoded by the coding sequence ATGGCACTTGATGAAAAAATTTTAAAAGATATCATCGAAGATGTCTTAAAAGAAATGAATTTAGACTCAATGTCACCGCAGGAAGACAAACCAGTGGTGTCAGAGGCTGTAAATCCTGACAGTAAACTGGTTATTACTGAAGTGGGAGATGCTGAAAAAGGAAGTGTTCCAAATGAAGTCGTAATTGGTGTTGCAGCAGCTTTTGGAAAACACCAGACGAAAACAATTATAGGCATTCCACACGATAAAGTGCTGAAAGAAGTCATTGCAGGTATTGAAGAGGAAGGCGTAAAGTATCGAGTTGTAAAAGTATATCGGACGTCTGATGTGTCGTTCGTAGCTCATGACTCTGCAAAAATCAGCGGCTCCGGAATCGGTATTGGCATTCAGTCGAAGGGTACAACGGTGATTCATCAAAAATATTTATTCCCGCTTGCCAATCTTGAGCTCTTTTCTCAGGCGCCGCTGATCGATCTTGATACCTATAGAAAAATAGGAAAAAATGCAGCTAAATATGCAAAAGGAGAGTCACCTGCGCCAGTTCCTGTTAGAAATGACCAAATGGCAAGACCGAAATATCAAGCAATTGCTGCACTGCTTCATATTAAAGAAACAGAGTATGTTGACATGAATAAAAAGCCGCAGCTGCTAAAAGTAGACTTCAAATAG
- a CDS encoding glycerol dehydratase reactivase beta/small subunit family protein yields the protein MLLNEESRPTIIIHANKALSGKNILNQICYGIEEEGIPYEVILVEKCSDYIQMAYDACQQSRLGVGIGVSDGSVALHYEKLRKDSPLFNISVNDGMEKVRAIGQNSARLVKRMPFNTFRE from the coding sequence ATGTTGTTAAATGAAGAGTCAAGACCGACAATCATTATTCATGCAAATAAGGCTTTAAGCGGTAAGAACATTCTGAATCAAATATGCTATGGCATTGAAGAGGAAGGAATCCCTTATGAAGTAATATTAGTGGAAAAATGCAGCGATTATATTCAGATGGCATACGACGCCTGTCAGCAATCAAGGCTTGGAGTTGGGATCGGCGTATCGGATGGATCTGTGGCTTTGCATTATGAAAAATTAAGAAAGGATTCACCACTATTTAATATTTCAGTAAATGATGGGATGGAAAAAGTCAGAGCGATTGGACAAAACAGTGCCCGCCTGGTAAAAAGAATGCCATTTAATACATTCCGTGAATAA
- a CDS encoding helix-turn-helix domain-containing protein: MCNVLIVDNDKIERYVTKDILKHHFNNVKDVFEAENNEEAYKLLDASVIDLLISNFSNTGLNLMSLVKFTKIKNPDVSVILTTTRSEKEVAHAAMKLKANSYLLKPFSPDLLLSTAKPYIEKEKIVDRDVPFTKIEEALKQLRAGIREHLYKKCIVYAKSYLNDIYNEEMDTNQRCDMVVGYLQGITKIAEEYSLDNIDIFKTVTKEVKLRFDKYGMRYHSYLLVTDMLTQMFDELDKDYHYSDEITKVLNYIDKNIKFGITLEEAANYINMSACYFSKRFKKVTKNNFITYITNSKIELAKEMLRYTEMPILNIAYELSYNETNYFSKAFKKNVGITPSEYRDKCLKAN; the protein is encoded by the coding sequence ATGTGTAATGTGCTTATTGTAGACAATGATAAAATTGAAAGATATGTCACCAAAGATATTTTGAAACATCATTTTAATAATGTAAAAGATGTCTTTGAAGCAGAAAACAATGAAGAGGCTTATAAATTATTAGATGCGAGCGTCATTGATCTGCTGATTTCTAATTTTTCAAATACAGGTTTAAACCTAATGAGTCTTGTCAAATTTACAAAAATAAAAAATCCGGATGTATCTGTTATTTTGACGACAACAAGGAGTGAGAAGGAAGTAGCTCACGCTGCGATGAAATTAAAAGCCAATAGTTATTTGTTAAAACCGTTTAGTCCGGATTTATTATTATCTACTGCAAAGCCCTATATTGAAAAAGAAAAAATAGTAGATAGGGACGTTCCGTTTACTAAGATTGAAGAGGCTTTAAAACAATTAAGAGCGGGCATCAGAGAGCATCTTTATAAAAAGTGCATCGTTTATGCAAAATCGTATTTGAATGACATATATAATGAAGAGATGGATACGAATCAAAGATGTGATATGGTCGTAGGATACCTGCAGGGCATTACAAAAATCGCGGAAGAATACAGCTTAGATAATATCGATATTTTTAAAACGGTAACAAAAGAAGTCAAACTTAGATTCGATAAATATGGCATGAGGTATCATTCTTATTTATTAGTTACAGATATGCTTACACAAATGTTTGATGAATTAGATAAAGATTATCATTATTCCGATGAAATTACTAAAGTCTTAAATTACATTGACAAAAATATTAAATTTGGGATTACATTAGAAGAAGCTGCGAATTATATAAATATGAGCGCTTGCTATTTTAGTAAACGATTTAAAAAAGTGACGAAGAATAACTTTATTACATATATTACAAACAGTAAAATCGAGCTGGCAAAAGAGATGCTGCGTTATACAGAAATGCCGATTCTTAATATCGCGTATGAACTATCCTATAACGAAACCAATTATTTTAGCAAGGCCTTTAAAAAGAATGTGGGTATAACCCCTTCGGAGTATAGGGATAAATGTTTAAAAGCAAATTAA
- a CDS encoding PocR ligand-binding domain-containing protein: protein MEAIKSIHDMIDIEELQRIQDNFAESVGMAFITVDYKGNPVTKQSGFTAFCAKGRKNSNFKDLCYQCDAHGGLHAAITGKPHVYICHAGLIDFAVPLIYEGNYYGAIMGGQIGTNYENLKDSIQLEKVIERKSNWENTPEMIEASHSVNKISIDRINAVVHLMFDYMQNLMEKGDIQFTRDELEIKQLEILEEKKIRLDLEKRIEESKFLSLTGMKYSSLFSILSVISRLAYLESAKKTESSIYILANMLRYTAENMNNQISTLGEEITFVENYLKLQSIRLESKLKFEISVDEQYYNVNCPLMMIQPIVAYVIEFAIEPKKQGGEIKIHCIQKENDIIISIEDNGIGMPADTIESIMNEDSIMNLETDRFELHKINKCLIGLFGKKYKLVIKKLTDEVGTVVNLKLPINSI from the coding sequence ATGGAGGCAATTAAATCTATTCACGACATGATTGATATAGAAGAGCTGCAACGAATTCAAGATAATTTTGCTGAATCAGTGGGGATGGCATTTATAACAGTGGATTATAAAGGAAATCCAGTAACAAAACAGAGCGGATTTACGGCATTTTGTGCAAAAGGTCGAAAGAATTCAAATTTTAAAGACCTATGCTACCAATGCGATGCCCATGGTGGATTACATGCGGCAATTACAGGAAAACCACATGTCTATATTTGCCACGCAGGCTTGATTGATTTTGCAGTGCCGCTAATTTATGAAGGAAATTATTACGGAGCGATTATGGGAGGGCAAATTGGTACTAATTATGAAAATCTTAAGGATTCCATTCAGCTGGAAAAGGTAATTGAGAGAAAATCGAATTGGGAGAATACACCTGAAATGATTGAAGCATCCCATAGCGTAAATAAAATTTCTATAGATCGAATCAATGCAGTAGTTCATTTAATGTTTGACTATATGCAGAATCTAATGGAAAAAGGGGATATCCAATTTACAAGGGATGAATTGGAGATAAAGCAATTAGAAATTCTAGAAGAGAAAAAAATCAGACTTGATTTGGAGAAAAGAATAGAGGAAAGCAAATTTTTATCTTTAACAGGTATGAAATATTCTTCCTTATTTTCTATACTAAGCGTAATCTCAAGGCTGGCTTACCTGGAAAGTGCAAAGAAAACAGAAAGTTCAATTTACATATTGGCTAATATGCTTCGCTATACTGCCGAAAATATGAACAATCAAATAAGTACATTAGGAGAAGAGATTACCTTTGTTGAAAATTACTTAAAGTTGCAGAGCATACGGTTAGAAAGCAAACTAAAATTTGAAATAAGTGTGGATGAGCAGTATTATAATGTAAATTGTCCCCTTATGATGATTCAGCCGATTGTTGCATACGTAATCGAGTTTGCGATAGAGCCAAAAAAACAAGGAGGGGAAATAAAGATACATTGCATCCAAAAAGAAAATGACATAATTATTTCAATTGAAGACAATGGGATTGGGATGCCTGCAGATACGATTGAGAGTATTATGAATGAAGATTCAATCATGAATTTAGAAACGGATCGCTTTGAGCTACATAAAATCAATAAGTGCTTAATCGGGTTATTTGGTAAGAAATATAAACTAGTGATTAAAAAATTGACTGACGAAGTAGGCACTGTGGTGAATTTAAAATTACCTATCAATAGTATATAG